One window from the genome of Anguilla rostrata isolate EN2019 chromosome 5, ASM1855537v3, whole genome shotgun sequence encodes:
- the si:dkey-30k22.5 gene encoding lecithin retinol acyltransferase family protein, whose amino-acid sequence MFPLQFLSLLFFATKAVEEEEKSKRKYDLSLYKRGDLLEVPRTLFTHFGIYLGDNRVAHLIPDILPAITKNQDVIKEMVTNNRLVMGVLAKMASVRVDTVEDFAYGAEILVNHMDKACSRPPFCGEEVARRAEKLLGSITYSLLWYNCEHYVMYCRYGTCISFQTYQFCKTVRKIVCCKKSAFLTALLGVCAMLYLGAVTPLTWLPTLLVSFTIWMAS is encoded by the exons ATGTTTCCCCTACAGTTTCTGAGCCTGCTATTCTTTGCCACAAAAGcagtggaagaggaggagaagtcGAAACGCAAGTATGACCTCTCCCTTTACAAACGGGGGGACCTGCTGGAGGTGCCTCGGACTCTTTTCACGCATTTCGGCATCTATCTGGGAGACAACAGGGTCGCGCACCTCATCCCCGACATCCTGCCCGCCATCACCAAGAACCAAGATGTCATCAAGGAGATGGTGACCAACAACCGGCTGGTCATGGGCGTGCTGGCCAAAATGGCCAGCGTGAGAGTGGACACCGTGGAGGACTTTGCCTACGGGGCCGAAATTCTGGTCAACCACATGGACAAGGCCTGCAGTCGGCCACCATTTTGTGGCGAAGAGGTGGCAAGGAGGGCCGAGAAGCTGCTGGGGTCCATAACGTACAGTCTCCTCTGGTACAACTGTGAGCACTATGTCATGTACTGCAGATATGGCACTTGCATAAGCTTTCAGACCTACCAG TTCTGTAAAACCGTGAGGAAGATTGTGTGCTGTAAAAAGAGCGCATTTCTGACCGCGCTGCTGGGGGTCTGCGCCATGCTCTACCTGGGCGCTGTGACCCCTCTCACCTGGCTGCCCACTCTGCTCGTCTCATTCACCATCTGGATGGCATCGTAA